Proteins from a genomic interval of Lycium ferocissimum isolate CSIRO_LF1 chromosome 2, AGI_CSIRO_Lferr_CH_V1, whole genome shotgun sequence:
- the LOC132047443 gene encoding protein TIC 214-like, whose translation MIFQSFLLGNLVSLCMKIINSVVVVGLYYGFLTTFSIGPSYLFLLRALVMEEGTEKKVSATTGFITGQLMMFISIYYAPLHLALGRPHTITVLALPYLLFHFFWNNHKHFFDYGSTTRNSMRNLSIQCVFLNNLIFQLFNHFILPSSMLARLVNIYLFRCNNKILFVTSGFVGWLIGHILFMKWLGLVLVWIRQNHSIRSNKYIRSNKYLVLELRNSMARIFSILLFITCVYYLGIPSPILTKKLKEASKTEERVESEEERDVEIETASEMKGTKQEQEGSTEEDPYPSPSLFSEEGWDPDKIDETEEIRVNGKDKIKDKFHSQLTETV comes from the coding sequence ATgatttttcaatcttttctaCTAGGTAATCTAGTATCCTTATGCATGAAGATAATCAATTCGGTCGTTGTGGTCGGACTCTATTATGGATTTCTGACCACATTCTCCATAGGGCCCTCTTATCTCTTCCTTCTCCGAGCTCTGGTTATGGAAGAAGGAACCGAGAAGAAGGTATCAGCAACAACTGGTTTTATTACGGGACAGCTCATGATGTTCATATCGATCTATTATGCGCCTCTGCATCTAGCATTGGGTAGGCCTCATACAATAACTGTCCTAGCTCTACCATatcttttgtttcatttcttcTGGAACAATCACAAACACTTTTTTGATTATGGATCTACTACCAGAAATTCAATGCGTAATCTCAGCATTCAATGTGTATTCCTGAATAATCTcatttttcaattattcaacCATTTCATTTTACCAAGTTCAATGTTAGCCAGATTAGTCAACATTTATCTCTTTCGATGCAACAACAAGATCTTATTTGTAACAAGTGGTTTTGTTGGTTGGTTAATTGGTCACATTTTATTCATGAAATGGCTTGGATTGGTATTAGTCTGGATACGGCAAAATCATTCTATTAGATCGAATAAGTACATTCGATCTAATAAGTACCTTGTGTTAGAATTGAGAAATTCTATGGCTCGGATCTTTAGTATTCTCTTATTTATTACCTGTGTCTACTATTTAGGCATACCCTCACCCATTCTTACTAAGAAACTGAAAGAAGCCTCAAAAACAGAAGAAAGGGTGGAAAGTGAGGAAGAAAGAGATGTAGAAATAGAAACTGCTTCCGAAATGAAGGGGACTAAACAGGAACAAGAGGGATCCACTGAAGAAGATCCTTATCCTTCTCCTTCCCTTTTTTCGGAAGAAGGGTGGGATCCGGACAAAATCGACGAAACGGAAGAAATCCGAGTGAATGGAAAGGACAAAATAAAGGATAAATTCCACTCTCAACTTACAGAGACAGTG
- the LOC132033842 gene encoding LOW QUALITY PROTEIN: DNA-directed RNA polymerase subunit beta'-like (The sequence of the model RefSeq protein was modified relative to this genomic sequence to represent the inferred CDS: inserted 2 bases in 1 codon; deleted 1 base in 1 codon), giving the protein MNNNFSSMIDRYKHQQLRIGSVSPQQISAWATKILPNGEIVGEVTKPYTFHYKTNKPEKDGLFCERIFGPIKSGICACGNYRVIGDEKEDPKFCEQCGVEFVDSRIRRYQMGYIKLACPVTHVWYLKRLPSYIANLLDKPLKELEGLVYCDFSFARPITKKPTFLRLRGLFEYEIQSWKYSIPLFFTTQGFDTFRNREISTGAGAIREQLADLDLRIIIENSLVEWEELGEEGHTGNEWEDRKVGRRKDFLVRRVELAKHFIRTNIEPEWMVLCLLPVLPPELRPIIQIDGGKLMSSDINELYRRVIYRNNTLTDLLTTSRSTPGELVMCQEKLVQEAVDTLLDNGIRGQPMRDGHNKVYKSFSDVIEGKEGRFRETLLGKRVDYSGRSVIVVGPSLSLHRCGLPREIAIELFQTFVIRGLIRQHLASNIGVAKSKIREKEPIVWEILQEVMQGHPVLLNRAPTLHRLGIQAFQPVLVEGRAICLHPLVCKGFNADFDGDQMAVHVPLSLEAQVEARLLMFSHMNLLSPAIGDPISVPTQDMLIGLYVLTSGNHRGICVNRYNPCNRRNYQNQKRSDNSYYKYTKEPXFSNSYDAIGAYRQKRINLDSPLWLRWRLDQRVIASRETPIEVHYESLGTFYEIYGHYLIVRSLKKQILFIYIRTTVGHIALYREIEEAIQGFSRAYSYGT; this is encoded by the exons ATgaataataatttttcttcTATGATCGATCGATATAAACATCAACAGCTCCGAATTGGATCAGTTTCTCCTCAACAAATAAGTGCTTGGGCCACTAAAATCCTGCCTAATGGAGAGATAGTTGGAGAGGTAACAAAACCCTATACTTTTCATTACAAAACTAATAAACCGGAAAAAGATGGATTATTTTGTGAAAGAATTTTTGGTCCTATAAAAAGCGGAATTTGTGCTTGTGGAAATTATCGAGTAATcggagatgaaaaagaagaccCGAAATTTTGTGAACAATGCGGAGTCGAATTTGTTGATTCTCGGATACGAAGGTATCAAATGGGCTATATCAAACTCGCATGCCCAGTAACCCATGTGTGGTATTTAAAACGTCTTCCTAGTTATATTGCGAATCTTTTAGATAAACCTCTTAAAGAATTAGAAGGCCTAGTATACTGCGAT TTTTCTTTTGCTAGGCCCATAACTAAAAAACCCACTTTCTTACGATTACGAGGTTTGTTCGAATATGAAATCCAATCTTGGAAATACAGCATCCCGCTTTTTTTTACTACCCAGGGTTTCGATACATTTCGCAATCGAGAAATCTCTACTGGCGCAGGTGCTATCCGAGAACAATTAGCCGATCTAGATTTACGAATTATTATAGAGAATTCATTGGTAGAATGGGAAGAATTGGGGGAAGAAGGGCACACAGGGAATGAATGGGAAGATCGAAaggttggaagaagaaaggacTTTTTGGTTAGACGCGTGGAATTGGCTAAGCATTTTATTCGAACAAATATAGAGCCAGAATGGATGGTTTTGTGTCTATTACCAGTTCTTCCTCCTGAGTTGAGGCCGATCATTCAGATAGATGGGGGTAAACTAATGAGCTCAGATATTAATGAACTCTATAGAAGAGTTATCTATCGGAACAATACCCTTACCGATCTATTAACAACAAGTAGATCTACGCCAGGAGAATTAGTAATGTGTCAGGAGAAATTAGTACAAGAAGCCGTGGATACACTTCTTGATAATGGAATCCGGGGACAACCAATGAGGGACGGTCATAATAAAGTTTACAAGTCATTTTCTGATGTAATTGAAGGCAAAGAGGGAAGATTTCGTGAGACTCTGCTTGGCAAACGAGTCGATTATTCAGGACGTTCTGTCATTGTCGTGGGTCCTTCACTTTCATTACATCGATGTGGATTGCCTCGTGAAATAGCAATAGAACTTTTCCAGACATTTGTAATTCGTGGT TTAATTAGACAACATCTTGCTTCGAACATAGGAGTTGCTAAGAGTAAAATTCGAGAAAAAGAGCCGATTGTATGGGAAATCCTTCAAGAAGTTATGCAGGGACATCCTGTATTGCTGAATAGAGCACCCACTTTGCATAGATTAGGCATACAGGCATTCCAGCCCGTTTTAGTGGAGGGGCGCGCTATTTGTTTACATCCATTAGTTTGCAAGGGATTCAATGCCGATTTTGATGGAGATCAAATGGCTGTTCATGTACCTTTATCCTTGGAGGCTCAAGTAGAGGCCCGTTTACTTATGTTTTCTCATATGAATCTTTTGTCTCCGGCTATTGGGGATCCCATTTCCGTACCAACGCAAGATATGCTTATTGGACTCTATGTATTAACGAGCGGAAATCATCGAGGTATTTGTGTAAATAGATATAATCCATGTAATCGCAGAAactatcaaaatcaaaaaagaagTGACAATAGTTACTATAAGTATACGAAAGAACC TTTTTCGAATTCCTATGATGCAATTGGGGCTTATCGGCAGAAACGAATCAATTTAGATAGTCCTTTGTGGCTCCGGTGGCGACTAGATCAACGCGTTATTGCTTCAAGAGAAACTCCCATCGAAGTTCACTATGAATCTTTAGGTACTTTTTATGAGATTTATGGACACTATCTAATAGTAAGAAGTCTAAAAAAACAAATCCTTTTTATATACATTCGAACCACTGTTGGTCATATTGCTCTTTATCGAGAAATCGAAGAAGCTATACAGGGGTTTTCTCGGGCCTATTCATATGGTACCTAA
- the LOC132033835 gene encoding DNA-directed RNA polymerase subunit beta'', which translates to MEVLMAERANLVFHNKAIDGTAMKRLISRLIEHFGMAYTSHILDQVKTLGFQQATATSISLGIDDLLTIPSKGWLVQDAEQQSLILEKHHHYGNVHAVEKLRQSIEIWYATSEYLRQEMNPNFRMTDPFNPVHIMSFSGARGNASQVHQLVGMRGLMSDPQGQMIDLPIQSNLREGLSLTEYIISCYGARKGVVDTAVRTSDAGYLTRRLVEVVQHIVVRRTDCGTARGISVSPRNGMMPERIFSQTLIGRVLADDIYMGPRCIATRNQDIGIGLVNRFITFRAQPISIRTPFTCRSTSWICRLCYGRSPTHGDLVELGEAVGIIAGQSIGEPGTQLTLRTFHTGGVFTGGTAEHVRAPSNGKIKFNEDLVHPTRTRHGHPAFLCSIDLYVTIESEDILHNVNIPPKSLLLVQNDQYVESEQVIAEIRAGISTLNFKEKVRKHIYSDSDGEMHWSTDVYHAPEFTYGNVHLLPKTSHLWILLGGPCRSSLVYLSIHKDQDQMNAHSLSGKRRYTSNLSVTNDQARQKLFSSGFSGKKEDRIPDYSDLNRIICTGQYNLVYSPILHENSDLLSKRRRNKFIIPLHSIQELENELMPCSGISIEIPVNGIFRRNSILAYFDDPRYRRKSSGIIKYGTIETHSVIKKEDLIEYRGVKEFRPKYQMKVDRFFFIPEEVHILPGSSSIMVRNNSIVGVDTQITLNLRSRVGGLVRVERKKKRIELKIFSGDIHFPGETDKISRHTGVLIPPGTGKRNSKESKKVKNWIYVQRITPSKKRFFVLVRPVVTYEITDGINLATLFPPDPLQERDNVQLRIVNYILYGNGKPIRGISDTSIQLVRTCLVLNWNQDKKSSLARKPVLLLLK; encoded by the coding sequence ATGGAGGTACTTATGGCAGAACGGGCCAATCTGGTCTTTCACAATAAAGCGATAGACGGAACTGCCATGAAACGACTTATTAGTAGATTAATAGAGCACTTCGGAATGGCATATACATCACATATCCTGGATCAAGTAAAAACTCTGGGGTTCCAACAAGCTACTGCTACATCCATTTCATTAGGAATTGATGATCTTTTAACAATACCTTCTAAGGGATGGCTAGTTCAAGATGCTGAACAACAAAGTTtgattttggaaaaacaccatcATTATGGGAATGTACACGCGGTAGAAAAATTACGTCAATCCATTGAAATATGGTATGCTACAAGTGAATATTTGCGACAAGAAATGAATCCTAATTTTAGGATGACTGACCCCTTTAATCCAGTTCATATAATGTCTTTCTCGGGAGCTAGAGGAAATGCATCTCAGGTACATCAATTAGTAGGTATGAGAGGATTAATGTCGGATCCTCAAGGACAAATGATTGATTTACCTATTCAAAGCAATTTGCGCGAAGGACTCTCTTTAACAGAATACATCATTTCTTGCTACGGAGCCCGTAAAGGAGTTGTGGATACTGCTGTACGAACATCAGACGCTGGATATCTCACTCGCAGACTTGTTGAAGTAGTTCAACACATTGTTGTACGTCGAACGGATTGTGGCACCGCCCGGGGTATTTCTGTGAGTCCTCGGAATGGGATGATGCCGGAAAGGATTTTTAGCCAAACATTAATTGGTCGTGTATTAGCAGATGATATATACATGGGTCCGCGATGTATTGCCACCCGAAATCAAGACATTGGCATTGGACTTGTAAATCGATTCATAACCTTTCGGGCACAACCAATCTCTATTCGAACTCCCTTTACTTGTAGGAGTACATCTTGGATTTGTCGATTATGTTATGGCCGGAGTCCTACTCATGGCGACCTGGTTGAATTGGGGGAAGCTGTAGGTATTATTGCAGGTCAATCGATTGGAGAACCGGGTACTCAATTAACATTAAGAACTTTTCATACCGGAGGAGTATTCACAGGGGGTACTGCAGAACATGTGCGAGCCCCATCtaatggaaaaataaaattcaacgAGGATTTGGTTCATCCGACACGTACACGTCATGGGCATCCCGCCTTTCTATGTTCTATAGACTTGTATGTAACTATTGAGAGTGAAGATATTCTACATAATGTGAATATTCCACCCAAAAGTTTGCTTTTAGTTCAAAACGATCAATATGTAGAATCAGAACAAGTAATTGCTGAGATTCGCGCAGGAATATCCACTTTGAATTTTAAAGAGAAGGTTCGAAAACATATTTATTCTGATTCAGACGGAGAAATGCACTGGAGTACCGATGTCTATCATGCACCCGAATTTACATATGGTAATGTTCATCTATTACCAAAAACAAGTCATTTATGGATATTATTAGGAGGGCCGTGCAGGTCCAGTCTAGTCTACCTTTCGATCCACAAGGATCAGGATCAAATGAATGCGCATTCTCTTTCTGGCAAGCGAAGATATACTTCTAACCTCTCAGTAACCAATGATCAGGCGAGGCAGAAATTATTTAGTTCGGGTTTTTCTGGTAAAAAAGAAGATAGGATTCCTGATTATTCAGACCTTAATCGAATCATATGTACTGGTCAGTATAATCTCGTATATTCGCCTATTCTCCACGAGAATTCTGATTTATTGTCAAAAAGGCGAagaaataaattcatcattccACTACACTCGATTCAAGAACTCGAGAATGAACTAATGCCCTGTTCAGGTATCTCGATTGAAATCCCCGTAAATGGTATTTTCCGTCGAAATAGTATTCTTGCTTATTTCGATGATCCTCGATACAGAAGAAAGAGTTCGGGCATTATTAAATATGGGACTATAGAAACGCATTCAGTCATCAAAAAAGAGGATTTGATTGAGTATCGAGGAGTCAAGGAATTTAGGCCAAAATACCAAATGAAAGTAGATCGATTTTTTTTCATTCCTGAAGAGGTACATATCTTGCCCGGATCTTCTTCCATAATGGTACGGAACAATAGTATCGTTGGGGTAGATACACAAATCACCTTAAATCTAAGAAGCCGAGTCGGTGGGTTGGTCCgggtggagagaaaaaaaaaacgaattgAACTTAAAATCTTTTCTGGAGATATCCATTTTCCTGGCGAGACAGATAAGATATCCAGACATACCGGCGTTTTGATACCACCAGGAACAGGAAAAAGAAATTCCAAGGAAtccaaaaaagtgaaaaattggaTCTATGTCCAACGGATTACACCTAGTAAGAAAAGGTTTTTTGTTTTAGTTCGACCTGTCGTCACATATGAAATAACGGACGGTATAAATTTAGCAACCCTTTTTCCACCGGATCCATTGCAGGAAAGGGATAATGTGCAACTTCGAATTGTCAATTATATCCTTTATGGAAATGGCAAACCGATTCGAGGAATTTCTGACACAAGTATTCAATTAGTTCGGACTTGTTTAGTATTGAATTGGAATCAAGACAAAAAAAGTTCTCTTGCGAGGAAGCCCGTGCTTCTTTTGTTGAAATAA
- the LOC132033866 gene encoding uncharacterized mitochondrial protein AtMg00370 yields the protein MVFQSFILGNLVSLCMKIINSVAVVGLYYGFLTTFSIGPSYLFLLRARVMDEGEEGTEKKVSATTGFIAGQLMMFISIYYAPLHLALGRPHTITVLALPYLLFHFFWNNHKHFFDYGSTTRNEMRNLRIQCVFLNNFIFQLFNHFILPSSMLARLVNIYMFRCNNKMLFVTSSFVGWLIGHILFMKWVGLVLVWIQQNNSIRSNVLIRSNKYKFLVSELRNSMTRIFSIILFITCVYYLGRIPSPIFTKKLKGTSETGGTKQDQEV from the coding sequence ATGGTTTTTCAATCTTTTATACTAGGTAATCTAGTATCCTTATGCATGAAGATAATCAATTCGGTCGCTGTGGTCGGACTCTATTATGGATTTCTGACCACATTCTCCATAGGGCCCTCTTATCTCTTCCTTCTCCGAGCTCGGGTTATGGACGAAGGAGAAGAAGGAACCGAGAAGAAAGTATCAGCAACAACTGGTTTTATTGCGGGACAGCTCATGATGTTCATATCGATCTATTATGCGCCTCTGCATTTAGCATTGGGTAGACCTCATACAATAACTGTCCTAGCTCTACCGTatcttttgtttcatttcttcTGGAACAATCACAAACACTTTTTTGATTATGGATCTACTACCAGAAATGAAATGCGTAATCTTCGCATTCAATGTGTATTCCTgaataatttcatttttcaattattcaacCATTTCATTTTACCAAGTTCAATGTTAGCCAGATTAGTCAACATTTATATGTTTCGATGCAACAACAAGATGTTATTTGTAACAAGTAGTTTTGTTGGTTGGTTAATTGGTCACATTTTATTCATGAAATGGGTTGGATTGGTATTAGTCTGGATACAGCAAAATAATTCTATTAGGTCTAATGTACTTATTAGATCTAATAAGTATAAGTTCCTTGTGTCAGAATTGAGAAATTCTATGACTCGAATCTTTAgtattatcttatttattacCTGTGTCTACTATTTAGGCAGAATACCATCACCCATTTTTACTAAGAAACTAAAAGGAACCTCAGAAACGGGTGGGACTAAACAGGACCAAGAGGTA
- the LOC132047442 gene encoding DNA-directed RNA polymerase subunit beta-like gives MPYLQDGRSVDMVFNPLGVPSRMNVGQIFECSLGKQTANPWVFEPEYPGKSRIFDGRTGNPFEQPVIIGKPYILKLIHQVDDKIHGRSSGHYALVTQQPLRGRAKQGGQRVGEMEVWALEGFGVAHILQEMLTYKSDHIRARQEVLGTTIIGGTIPNPEDAPESFRLLVRELRSLALELNHFLVSEKNFQINRKEA, from the exons ATGCCTTATTTACAAGATGGAAGATCCGTTGATATGGTCTTTAACCCATTAGGAGTACCTTCACGAATGAATGTAGGACAGATATTTGAATGTTCACTAGG TAAGCAAACAGCGAATCCATGGGTATTTGAACCCGAATATCCAGGAAAAAGCAGAATATTTGATGGAAGGACGGGGAATCCTTTTGAACAACCCGTTATAATAGGAAAGCCTTATATCttgaaattaattcatcaagTTGATGATAAAATCCATGGGCGTTCCAGTGGACATTATGCGCTTGTTACACAACAACCCCTTAGAGGAAGAGCCAAACAGGGGGGACAGCGGGTAGGAGAAATGGAGGTTTGGGCTCTAGAAGGGTTTGGGGTTGCTCATATTTTACAAGAGATGCTTACTTATAAATCGGATCATATTAGAGCTCGCCAGGAAGTACTTGGTACTACGATCATTGGGGGAACAATACCTAATCCCGAAGATGCTCCAGAATCTTTTCGATTGCTCGTTCGAGAACTACGATCTTTAGCTCTGGAACTGAATCATTTCCTTGTATCTGAGAAGAACTTCCAGATTAATAGGAAGGAAGCTTAA
- the LOC132033850 gene encoding protein TIC 214-like has protein sequence MPQKWRNRVNQSCMAQNQNRNLNKWNSYENDQLIHYKKENDSELYSLSNQKDKFPKCYRYDLLSYKSINYENKSESFISRLPFQVNKNLEISYNSNTSKHNFFDMSGNLDINNYLRKGNILYIERNLDRKYFDWKIIHFSLRQKEDIEAWVKIDTNSNPNTKIGINNYQIIEKIDKKGLFYLTTHQNSENTQKNSKKVFFDWMGMNEKIFNRRIFNLEFWFFPEFILLYNVYKIKPWIIPSKLLLLNLNTNENLSQNKNINKNQKSNKKIKNRIQEAKEPASQGERERGSDIENKVNLRPILSKHKKDLEKDYAESDTKKGKKKKQYKSNTEAELDLFLKRYLLFQLRWNDALNQRMLDNIKVYCLLLRLINPNQITVSSIQRGEMSLDIMLIQANLTLTELMKKGILIIEPIRLSVKNNGQFIMYQTIGISLVHKSKHQINQRYREQRYVDKKNFDEFILQPQTQRINTDKNHFDLLVPENILWSRRRRELRIRSFFNSLNWNGVDRNSVFCNETNVKNWSQFLDERKPLYKEKKELIKLKFFLWPNYRLEDLACMNRYWFDTNNGSRFSILRIHMYPRLKIN, from the coding sequence AATCAAAGTTGTATGgctcaaaatcaaaatcgaaaTTTAAACAAATGGAATTCATATGAAAACGACCAATTAattcattacaaaaaagaaaatgattctGAACTCTATTCATTATCAAACCAAAAAGATAAGTTTCCAAAATGTTATAGATATGATCTTTTATCATATAAATCgattaattatgaaaataaaagtGAGTCATTTATTTCTAGATTACCCTTTCAAGTAAATAAGAACCTCGAAATTTCTTATAATTCAAACacgtccaaacacaactttttTGATATGTCCGGCAATCTTGATATCAATAATTATCTAAGAAAAGGCAATAttctatatatagaaagaaatctcgatagaaaatattttgattGGAAAATTATCCATTTTTCTCTTAGACAAAAAGAAGATATTGAGGCCTGGGTTAAGATCGATACCAACAGTAATCCAAATACTAAAATTGGTATTAATAATTATCAAATAATTGAGAAAATCGATAAAAAAGGCCTTTTTTATCTTACAACTCATCAAAATTCagaaaacactcaaaaaaattcgaaaaaagtcttttttgattggatgggaatgaatgaaaaaatatttaaccGTCGCATATTCAATCTGGAATTTTGGTTCTTCCCAGAATTTATACTACTTtataatgtatataaaataaaacCGTGGATTATACCAAGCAAATTACTTCTTTTAAATTTGAATACAAACGAAAATCTTAGTCAAAATAAAAACATCaataaaaaccaaaaatcaaataaaaaaataaagaatcgAATTCAAGAAGCAAAAGAACCCGCAAGTCAAGGAGAAAGAGAGCGTGGATCAGATATAGAAAACAAAGTAAATCTGCGCCCTATTCTCTCAAAACATAAAAAGGATCTTGAAAAAGATTACGCGGAATCAGACACAAAGaagggtaaaaagaaaaaacaatacAAAAGCAACACGGAAGCAGAACTAGATTTATTCTTGAAACGTTATTTGCTTTTTCAATTGAGATGGAACGATGCTTTGAATCAAAGAATGCTCGATAATATCAAGGTATATTGTCTCCTGCTTCGACTGATAAATCCAAACCAAATTACTGTATCGTCAATTCAAAGGGGAGAAATGAGTTTGGATATAATGCTGATTCAGGCGAATTTAACTCTTACAGAATTGATGAAGAAGGGGATATTGATTATCGAACCTATTCGGTTGTCTGTAAAAAATAATGGACAATTTATTATGTATCAAACCATAGGTATTTCATTGGTTCATAAAAGTAAACACCAAATTAATCAAAGATACCGAGAACAAAGATATGTtgataaaaagaattttgatgAATTCATTCTGCAACCTCAAACTCAAAGAATAAATACagacaaaaatcattttgatttgCTTGTTCCTGAAAATATTTTATGGTCTAGACGTCGTAGAGAATTGAGAATTCGaagtttttttaattctttgaaTTGGAATGGCGTCGATAGAAATTCAGTATTTTGCAACGAAACCAATGTAAAAAACTGGAGTCAATTTTTGGATGAAAGGAAACCTCTttataaagagaaaaaagaattaattaaattgaagTTCTTTCTTTGGCCTAATTATCGATTAGAAGATTTAGCTTGTATGAATCGTTATTGGTTTGATACCAATAATGGTAGCCGTTTCAGTATCTTAAGGATACATATGTATCCACGATTGAAAATTAATTGA